CGCAATGCCCCTACATCATAGCCAAGGTCTAACCCTAGCATGAGTCCGCGACCTTTTACAGTCACCCGATTGCCAAAGGCAAGTGCTTTCTCCCTAAAGTAGGTTTCCATTTCCTTTGCGTGTGTCATCAAATGCTCCTTTTCAATCACTTCGAGAACTGCCAGTGTAGCAGCGCAAGCAAGATGATTACCGCCAAAGGTCGTTCCCAGCATCCCATATCTCGCCTCAATGGAGTGATGCACCAGGACACCTCCCACGGGAAAACCGTTACCCATTCCTTTTGCAATGGTGATGATATCTGGCGTGATATTATACTTTTGAAAAGCAAAGAAATCTCCAGATCTCCCAAAACCAGATTGCACCTCGTCTGCAATGAGTTTTACATCATATTTTTTACAAAGCGCGGCAACATCTTGATAAAACACCTCTGTAGATTGATCTAAACCTCCTACACCTTGTATAAATTCTAAAATCACCGCACAGCAATCTCCTTGTTGCAAAGTTTCCTCTAGTTGCTCTGTATTGCCCAAGTCAATTATGGATACTTTGTGTTGCGCATTTATAGGCGCAACAATGGTAGGATTATCTGTCGCTGCTACCGCGGCAGATGTTCTCCCGTGAAAGCTATTTTTAAAAGCTACCACACGACTTTTACCTGTTTCAAAAGAAGCTAGCTTTAATCCGTTCTCATTTGCCTCTGCGCCAGAGTTACAGAAAAACAAATCATAATCTTCACAACCAGAAAGTGCTCCTAACTTCTGAGCAACCTCCACCTGTAACGGATTCTGAACTGCATTAGAATAAAACCCTATGGCATCCATCTGCGTTTTTAATTTCTCTATATAATGAGGATGCCCGTGACCTATAGAGATCACCGCGTGACCGCCATATAAATCAAGATACTCTTGACCACTTTGATCATACACATAGCATCCCTCTGCCTTGACAGGAGCAACATCATAAAGTGGATATACATCAAATAATTTCATACTCTTTATTTTTAAGCACTATGAGATGCTATTAATTTTTTGATAACTAGCCACAATTCCCTTTATGAGAGAAGAGCTTAAACCTGAATGTTCCATCTCATTGAGACCTTCTATAGTACAGCCTTTTGGCGTAGTCACTTTATCAATTTCTGCTTCTGGATGGTTTCCAGATTTAATAACCAAAGTGGCAGCTCCTAGACAGGTTTGCATAGCAAGTTCTTGTGCTTCTTTTGCGTCAAAACCTAGCTGTATGGCTCCCTGCGTAGTTGCTCTTATCAATCGCATCCAGAAAGCAATACCACTCGCACAGATTACTGTAGCAGCTTGCATCAGTCCTTCTGGAATAATAAGGCTTGTGCCTAGTTTATTAAAAATGGCTTCGGCTATGGCAATACGCTTTTCGCCTGCCGTGTTGCTACATAAACAGGTCATACTTTGCCCAACAGCAATAGCAGTGTTAGGCATTGCTCGTATAATAAATTGATCGTCTCCTACAATTTCAGCGATTTGCGGCACTTTAAAACCTGTGATTGTAGAGATGATAATATGTTTCTCAGTAAGTAGTTCTTTAATATCTTCAAGTATACCTGCAAAATGACCTGGCTGTACTGCGAATATGAGAATGTCACTTTTTGCAACAGCATCACGATTATCACTCGTAGTTGTCACCTCTTTATATGCATCCCATTTTTCGATACTCGAAATATCTCTTTTAGTAAGATATAAGCTAGTCACCGCATTATTTGTGATTAGTCCTTTTGCGATGGCAAGACCTAAATTTCCCGTTCCTATGATTGCTATTTTCATATGTCTATATCTTAACTATTAGAAATAACTTGCCTTGAGTTGGAGCCCAGTATCTTGAGCCCACCCAAACATTAGATTCATATTTTCTACAGCTTGACCACTCGCACCTTTTAAGAGGTTATCAATCACACTGGTGATCAATAATTTATTGCCGTGTTTTTCTAAGTGTATAAAGCAGTAGTTTGTATTTACCACTTGTTTGAGATGTAAAGGTGCTTTTACCGCTTTCGCGAAAGCGGAGTCCTTATAAAAATCCTCATAAAGCGCATATGCCTCTTCAATCGTACTCTCATAAAATGTGTAGGCAGTTGCAAAAATTCCTCTAGAAAAATTACCACGCTGCGGAATAAAATGAAGTTCGCTGTTAAAACCTTTTTGCAGCTGCACAATAGACTCTCCTATCTCCCCAAGATGCTGATGGTTAAAAGCCTTATAGTGTGAGAAGTTATTATCTCTCCACCCAAAATGCGTAGTAGCACTAGGTTTTACTCCCGCTCCCGTAGCGCCTGTTACGGCATTAATATGTACATCTTGACTGAGCAAACAAGCACTCGCCAGCGGTAATAATGCCAGCTGAATAGCAGTGGCAAAGCAGCCTGGGTTTGCAATATTCTGCGCGCTTTTTATTTCCTCTTTATTGATTTCTGGAAGTCCATATACAAAAACTCTATCTTGAAAAAAGATATCATTTTTAAGTCTAAACTCATTACTGAGATCTATGACTCTTGTAGCATCAGAAAAAGTATGATTTCTCAAGAATTCGCCAGAATTACCATGACCCAAACATAAGAAGACTACATCTACCTCACTATTTACTTTACTTGTAAAACTAAGGTCTACGTGAGCAAGATCTTGATGAACAATCCCTACTGCATTACCAGCATTACTTGTGCTGTATATAAAATCTATCTGCACTTCTGGGTGATGAATAAGCAGTCTAATGAGCTCCCCAGCAGTATAACCTGCACCACCTATGATTCCTATTTTTTTCATTTGTTCTGGTTTGCTATGATTCTAGACTGATTGCCTAATATTTTTATAAATCCTTTAGCTTCGGCGGCAGTCCAGCCTTGGTTTTCTTCTCCGTAACTCGCGACCTTAGATTGCATAAGATCATAATCTGATGTGATACCTACTACCTCAAATCTATATGGATGTAATATCAACTCGACCTCTCCCGTGACTGTATTCTGGCTGCTTTGTAAAAAAGCTTCAAAGTCTCTCATTACAGGCTCTAAGTATAACCCCTCGTGTAAATGAGTACCATACCACAAAGCGATATTTTCTTTATGTTGCAATTGCCATTTTGAAAGCGTGTGCTTCTCAAGTGTACGATGCGCTCCGAGTATAATTATAGGGGCTGCAGCTTCAAAACCTACTCTTCCTTTTATACCTATGATGGTATCCCCTACGTGCACCCCGCGACCTATGGCATACTTACTTGCGATGTCTTCTAGTTGCTCTATAATCTCCACTGATGAACCTTGCTTTCCATTTAACGAAGTAGGTTCTCCGTTTGTAAAACCTAGCTTGATGGTATGTGAATCACTAACCTCCAGCTGACTAGGATATGCATCTTCAGGAAGTGTTTGATGTGAGGTTAGGGTTTGAGCACCTCCTACACTTGTACCCCACAGACCTTGATTTATAGAATACTGTGCCTTCTCCCAAGACCACGAGATACCGTGACTCTGTAAGTAATCGATTTCCTGCTTTCGCGAAAGCGTTTGATCTCTAATCGGCGTTATTATTTCTAACTCTGGCACAATAGTCTGGAACGTCATATCAAAACGCACCTGATCGTTACCTGCACCAGTACTACCATGAGCAATGGCATCTGCATTTTGTTCTTTGGCAAAATTTGCAATTTCGATAGCTTGCACGATGCGCTCTGCACTTACAGAAAGTGGGTAACTGTTGTTCTTAAGTACATTACCAAAAATTAGATACTTTACCACCGTATCATAAAACGTAGCTACGGCATCTATATTTGTATATGATGTAGCTCCTAGTGCAAGGGCTTTCTCTTTATTATTGGCGATTTCTTGATCTGTAAATCCACCTGTATTTACACTTACAGCGTGTACTTCATATCCCATTTCTGCAGTAAAATATTTTACACAATAGCTTGTATCGAGTCCTCCTGAGTATGCTAAGATTAATTTTTTCATTACTTATTTTTTTTAAGGAATAGCTTTTCCTTTATTTGTTTTAGCCTGTTAAAAACAGGTGCCTTTACAGTATTTTTTTCTGTAGGTTTTGATTCTTTTGATGGGTCATAGAGCATCCCTGTACATAAGCACATCTTTTGCTCTGTACGTGTGAGCACATCAAAGTTCTTGCACGTCTGGCAACCTTTCCAGAAGCTCTCATCTGTTGTGAGTTCAGAAAACGTGACGGGTTTATACCCCAGATCGCTATTAATCTTCATCACGGCAAGACCCGTAGTGATACCGAAGATTTTTGCATCTGGATAACGCTTTCGCGAAAGCGTAAATATCTCCCCTTTAATTTTTTTGGCAAGTCCCTGTCCCCTGAAGTCTGGGTGTACAATAAGACCAGAGTTGGCTATAAATTTTTCGTGCCCCCAGGCTTCTATATAACAGAAGCCAGCAAAAACGTCTCCTTCTAAAGCAATGACAGCATTACCTGCTTCCATCTTTGAGATAACATATTCTGGAGTTCTACGAGCGATTCCTGTACCACGTACTTTAGATGACTCTGCGATGGTATCACAGATAATCTGAGCATATGGTGTGTGCGAAATCGTGGCTACAACAATTTGCATAGCGATGATTTAAGTTAAAATGTATATTGAAAATGTGACGGTTCCTTTTGTGGAAAACGGGATAGGACTCACCTACCATCCCTCATTATTGAGCTACCCTTACGGGCGGCGGCGAAAGCGTCGTACAGGAACAGGAATTAATTGCATAGCAGGCCTTGCAGCAAGAAGTGCTGTTAGGGCTTTTAAGATATATACAATTATGCTGTTCATAAGATGACTCAAAGGTAGCAACTTATTTGAGTTAGCCTTAAACTTTCAGCACTAATTATAAAAAAGCACCGCTTTTTAAATAATTAGTTCTAAAAGTAAGCTTTGAATATTAATATCTTAAAAAAGATAATGCTCATTATGAATTGTTTAAAATGAAGCAATTACAATTAAACCCAATAAAAAAGCCTGTACAAATATGTACAGGCTTTTTCAAATTATAATAAAGTTTTAAAATTACTTTGCAATATTTACCGCTCTTGTCTCGCGTATTACCGTAACTTTTACTTGACCTGGATAGGTCATGTCTGTTTGAATCTTTTGAGAAATTTCGAAAGATAAATTAGATGCTTTATCATCATTTACTTTTTCGCTCTCTACAATTACACGTAACTCACGTCCGGCTTGAATTGCATATGCTTTTTTAACACCTTGAAAACCAAAAGCAATTTCCTCAAGATCTTTAAGACGCTGTATGTATGAATCTAGTACCTGACGGCGAGCTCCTGGACGCGCTCCACTTATAGCATCACAAACTTGAACGATAGGTGATAATAAACTAGTCATTTCTATCTCATCGTGGTGAGCTCCTATTGCGTTGCAAACGTCTGGTTTTTCTCCATATTTTTCTGCCCACTGCATTCCTAAGATTGCGTGTGGAGTTTCTGTATCAGTATCTGGCACTTTACCTATATCATGTAAAAGTCCAGCTCTACGAGCAAGCTTGGCATTTACACCAAGTTCTGCAGCCATCACGCTGCAAAGCTTTGCTACTTCTCTACTGTGTTGTAGTAAATTCTGTCCGTAAGAAGAACGATACTTCATACGTCCAACAGCTTTAATAAGCTCTGGGTGTAAACCGTGTATTCCTAAGTCAATCACCGTACGCTTACCTACTTCAACAATTTCTTGTTCTATCTGTTTTGTCGTCTTTTGAACAACTTCTTCTATACGTGCTGGGTGAATACGACCGTCTGTTACAAGCTTGTGAAGAGATAGACGAGCTACCTCACGACGCACACTATCAAAACATGAAAGTATGATTGCCTCAGGAGTATCATCTACTATAATCTCAACACCCGTTGCAGCTTCTATAGCGCGTATGTTACGTCCTTCACGACCTATGATTCTACCTTTTACGTCGTCACTTTCTAGATTAAAGACAGATACACAATTTTCTACCGCTTCTTCTGTCCCAATACGTTGTATCGTATTTATGATAATCTTCTTAGCTTCCTGCTCTGCCGTCATTTTTGCCTCTTCTATGGAAGTTTGAACATGCTTCATTGCATCAGCCTTGGCTTGATCTTTAAGCGTAGTTACAAGTTGACTTTTTGCTTCTTCAGCAGAAAGTCCAGAAATAACTTCAAGTTGTTGCACAGTACTCTCATGCATCTTCTCTGCTTCAGCCTTTTTCTTATCAACGTATTCTAAACGCTTA
The genomic region above belongs to Dokdonia sp. Dokd-P16 and contains:
- a CDS encoding aspartate aminotransferase family protein, with protein sequence MKLFDVYPLYDVAPVKAEGCYVYDQSGQEYLDLYGGHAVISIGHGHPHYIEKLKTQMDAIGFYSNAVQNPLQVEVAQKLGALSGCEDYDLFFCNSGAEANENGLKLASFETGKSRVVAFKNSFHGRTSAAVAATDNPTIVAPINAQHKVSIIDLGNTEQLEETLQQGDCCAVILEFIQGVGGLDQSTEVFYQDVAALCKKYDVKLIADEVQSGFGRSGDFFAFQKYNITPDIITIAKGMGNGFPVGGVLVHHSIEARYGMLGTTFGGNHLACAATLAVLEVIEKEHLMTHAKEMETYFREKALAFGNRVTVKGRGLMLGLDLGYDVGALRKKLIYEHHIFTGGAKNKHVLRILPPLTIQKPQIDLLFEALHKEL
- the proC gene encoding pyrroline-5-carboxylate reductase, with the translated sequence MKIAIIGTGNLGLAIAKGLITNNAVTSLYLTKRDISSIEKWDAYKEVTTTSDNRDAVAKSDILIFAVQPGHFAGILEDIKELLTEKHIIISTITGFKVPQIAEIVGDDQFIIRAMPNTAIAVGQSMTCLCSNTAGEKRIAIAEAIFNKLGTSLIIPEGLMQAATVICASGIAFWMRLIRATTQGAIQLGFDAKEAQELAMQTCLGAATLVIKSGNHPEAEIDKVTTPKGCTIEGLNEMEHSGLSSSLIKGIVASYQKINSIS
- the argC gene encoding N-acetyl-gamma-glutamyl-phosphate reductase, which gives rise to MKKIGIIGGAGYTAGELIRLLIHHPEVQIDFIYSTSNAGNAVGIVHQDLAHVDLSFTSKVNSEVDVVFLCLGHGNSGEFLRNHTFSDATRVIDLSNEFRLKNDIFFQDRVFVYGLPEINKEEIKSAQNIANPGCFATAIQLALLPLASACLLSQDVHINAVTGATGAGVKPSATTHFGWRDNNFSHYKAFNHQHLGEIGESIVQLQKGFNSELHFIPQRGNFSRGIFATAYTFYESTIEEAYALYEDFYKDSAFAKAVKAPLHLKQVVNTNYCFIHLEKHGNKLLITSVIDNLLKGASGQAVENMNLMFGWAQDTGLQLKASYF
- the argG gene encoding argininosuccinate synthase, with protein sequence MKKLILAYSGGLDTSYCVKYFTAEMGYEVHAVSVNTGGFTDQEIANNKEKALALGATSYTNIDAVATFYDTVVKYLIFGNVLKNNSYPLSVSAERIVQAIEIANFAKEQNADAIAHGSTGAGNDQVRFDMTFQTIVPELEIITPIRDQTLSRKQEIDYLQSHGISWSWEKAQYSINQGLWGTSVGGAQTLTSHQTLPEDAYPSQLEVSDSHTIKLGFTNGEPTSLNGKQGSSVEIIEQLEDIASKYAIGRGVHVGDTIIGIKGRVGFEAAAPIIILGAHRTLEKHTLSKWQLQHKENIALWYGTHLHEGLYLEPVMRDFEAFLQSSQNTVTGEVELILHPYRFEVVGITSDYDLMQSKVASYGEENQGWTAAEAKGFIKILGNQSRIIANQNK
- a CDS encoding GNAT family N-acetyltransferase: MQIVVATISHTPYAQIICDTIAESSKVRGTGIARRTPEYVISKMEAGNAVIALEGDVFAGFCYIEAWGHEKFIANSGLIVHPDFRGQGLAKKIKGEIFTLSRKRYPDAKIFGITTGLAVMKINSDLGYKPVTFSELTTDESFWKGCQTCKNFDVLTRTEQKMCLCTGMLYDPSKESKPTEKNTVKAPVFNRLKQIKEKLFLKKNK
- the rny gene encoding ribonuclease Y encodes the protein MEHNALLFIVGVIALALGFLIAKMLERNNASQIIKRAKKSAQGILREATSDGESLKKDKILQAKEKFIELKAEHEKVILSRDKKMNDAEKRARDKESQVSGELSRNKKLNQSLEDKIKDYDKRLEYVDKKKAEAEKMHESTVQQLEVISGLSAEEAKSQLVTTLKDQAKADAMKHVQTSIEEAKMTAEQEAKKIIINTIQRIGTEEAVENCVSVFNLESDDVKGRIIGREGRNIRAIEAATGVEIIVDDTPEAIILSCFDSVRREVARLSLHKLVTDGRIHPARIEEVVQKTTKQIEQEIVEVGKRTVIDLGIHGLHPELIKAVGRMKYRSSYGQNLLQHSREVAKLCSVMAAELGVNAKLARRAGLLHDIGKVPDTDTETPHAILGMQWAEKYGEKPDVCNAIGAHHDEIEMTSLLSPIVQVCDAISGARPGARRQVLDSYIQRLKDLEEIAFGFQGVKKAYAIQAGRELRVIVESEKVNDDKASNLSFEISQKIQTDMTYPGQVKVTVIRETRAVNIAK